AGGATGCAGCCCGCCCTGCATCAGAACGCCCGTGCCGCCCAGCGCGATAGTCTCGTCAATCTTTTCGCAAATCTCATCGAGCGTGCGCACGTAGGTGTCGGGCGCGCCCGGCCGTCGATAGAATGCGCAAAACGTGCAGACGACATTGCAGACGTTGGTATAGTTAACGTTTCGATCGATGATGTAGGTGACAATGTTGTCGGGATGCTTGCGCTTGCGAATCTCGTCCGCCGCCGCGCCTATTTTCGCGACGTCGTGCGACTCGAGCAGCGCCGTGCAATCGTCGGTAGTCAGTCGTACGCCGGCGAGCGCGCGATCGAGGATCGGTTGAATATCGGTGGTCGTCACGTTTGTAGTCTATTTAGTTGGCAGGCAATAGTACAACCGGCTCCCGGCCGTCGCGATCAAGCCAGAATAGCCTGTTTTGGGTCCGGCCTGGCTTTCGTCTGATAACTTACGGAACAATTCTAAACGCCGGGCGTCCAGTAGCTAGCGCAATTTTTCGTGGCCGTCGGGAAACGTCGAGGTTATCAGGCGCTTCAAAGCAACGAATCAAGCACTCGTCAGTTCACATTTGATGAGAACACCGGTGTTCGCAAGTTCGGCCCGGCTTCATCGTTCTCAACCCAAGTGCCGCGGTTATAAGAAAGGACGTAGCGATGTACCGTCGACTCGCATTGCTCCTGCTGCTCGCTCTGGTTCCCCTCATTTCGCAAACGACACCTGGGCAAGAGATCCAACGTCACTCAAATAGTGCGCCCGCCCCTTCGCCCTCGCCGACAATTGATCCCGCGGTTGAGAAGAAAGCACTCGATTTGCTGGAGTCTATCTCGGACCAGTCTGCCAAGTTTAACTCAGCCGCGAACCGAATACGCGCGTCCGCCGCGATTGCGGACTTGCTCTGGCGGAGGGATGAAAACCGCGCGCGCGCTTTGTTCAAGGGAGCGATCACGCAACTCGCGACGCATATTGCTGAGACGGACTTTGGTGACGTTGAGCGTTATCAGGAGATTTCGAGGTTTCACGAGCTCAGGCAAAATTTGGTGATGCGAATCGCCGCGCACGATCCGGAACTGGCGCTGACTGCACTTCGACAAACTCGCTTGCCCGGGACCGTCACACACCAGTGGCTTCCGCAGCAAGAATCCAACCTTGAGCTTACGCTTGCGAATTTCATTGTCGCGAAGAATCCGGAACTCGCGCTAAAAATTGCACGGGCCAGTCTGTCGCGCGGTGTGACCTGGAACCTCACTTCGTTGTTGTCGCAACTTGCGCAGAAGGACGTTAAGTCGGCGCAAGGTTTCTATGGCGAAATAGTCGCCCGTTTGAAGAGCGAGGACCTTGGTAAGAATTCAGATCCGGCAAATTATGCTTTACACCTTTTAAGTTCGTTCCAGCCACCGCAAGCGGATGAACAGACGTTTCGGGATCTCTTCACGATGGTGCTTTCTTCGTTATTCAGTCTTAATCGCGAAACGCAGAGCGGCATCAACATGGCGCAAAACTTTTATCACCAACTGGACGGGCTGATGCCGCTGGTTGAGAAGTATGCCGCTTCTCGCACCACAGACCTCCGTACCTGGATGCGAACGGTGGAACGCACACTCGATCCCGGCATGCAAATGTATAAGGAGCTAAGTCGTCTCAGCCAGACGGCAAGCCTCGACGACATCCTGGCGTTGGCTGAAAAGCAACCATCTGAATTCAAGACTATGGCCTATCAGCATGCGGCTGGGAAAGCATTGACCAGCGGCGACGTGACTCGTGCGAAAGAAATCATCGAGATGATCCCGGATCTGTTTCAACGCCGGCAGATGCTTGATCAGCTCGAGGCGCACAATGCGAGAAATCTGAAGGGCGACGACCAGCTGACCTCCGCGCGCGCTTTGATTGAGAAAGCGCGAACGGTAACGCGAAAAGTAGAATTAATAGCGCAAATCGCGAATTCACTTGCCGCTAACAATAAGAAAACCGAAGCGCTCGAGCTGTTGAATGACGGAAAGATTCTGGTCACGGCGACGCCGTCGTCCGCAGAGCAAGTGAAGGCCCAACTGCGTCTGGCCCAGGCCTACGCAGCGCTGGACCCCGATCAAGCCTTTGCCATTGTTCAGCCGTTGATCATTCGGTTGAATGAGTTGTTGGCAGCGGCTGCTGTTCTGGACGGAATAGATTTTCGCTATTTGAAAGACGGCGAATGGGAAATGCCGGGCGTGAATAATCTGGGAATGATCGTGAGCAGACTAAACCAAATCCTCACCGTTCTCGGCCGGATTGACTTCGATCGAGCGCTCTCGTTTGTCGCGCAGATAGACCGGCCGGAAATCCGCATCATGATCCAAATCGATATCGCCCAGGTAGTACTGACTGGTGGATCCGCGGACCAACGTTTCAATGGGCCAACCATGTTGCGAAGCCACATAATGAATTGACCGTGACTGATCCCAGACCACCGGTGAGCGGGAGCGGAAGCTCTCATACGACCGCTCATCCATCGGAAATCACCGGATAAGGTTGTCGACCGCAGAAGCTGCGAATAGTATTCTGCTGGCAAATGTCGCGACCGCTGATCATCGCCATTGATGGCCCGTCAGGTTCAGGCAAGTCCACGCTTGGACGGATGCTCGCGCGCGAGCTCGGTCTGCTTTACATCGATACCGGCTCAATGTATCGAGCGGTGGCGCTGGCGGTCATTGAAACAGCATTGAACGCGGCGGACGACGTCGCCGTCAGCGCGTTGGCCGAACGGGTTGATATCGATCTCGCGGGTGAACCTGATTCGCTGAAGGTGACGCTCGACGGGCGGGATGTGTCCGACCGGATTCGCGACGAAGATGTGACGCACACTTCTTCGATCGTCTCGACAATTCCGGCCGTACGTCGCGCCATGGTCTTACGGCAGCGCGCGATGGGTGAGCGCGGTGCGGTGATGAATGGCCGCGACATCGGCACGGTCGTTTTTCCCAACGCCGACGTAAAGTTTTTTCTTGATGCGGCCATCGAAGAAAGGGCGCAACGCCGGCTCGCTGAAGAGCGCGAACACAATCCGGCCGCGACCTACGAACAGACGCTGGCCGACATTACCGAACGCGACCGCCGCGATACGACGCGCGCCGACTCGCCATTGGTAGCGGCTGAAGACGCCATCATTGTGGATTCCAGCGGCATGTCGATTGACGACGTGTTTCAGAAGATGTTGGTGATTGTGAGGGAAAGGACGGCGGGATGAAGATTTCAACGTTCACGTTCAAGAAAGAAGCGCTCTGGACGATCGCCTTCTCGCTGGCACCTCTCGCGTTGGCGTTGCTCGTGATTCTGATAGTGCGCATCTTGCGCTGAACACCAATCGGCAATCGCAAATCTAAAATTTCAGGATGTTCACCGGAATCATTGAAGAGCTCGGTCGCGTGCGTGAAATCGAACGTCGCGGCGAAGACGCGCGCATCGTGATTGAAGCGCGCGCGGTTACCGAAGGTTCGCATGATGGCGATTCGATTTCCGTGAATGGAGTTTGTTTGACGGCGCTCGAGGTGGCGCCCGATTCATTTGCCGCTGACGTCTCGAAAGAGACGCTGTTCCGCTCGACGCTTGGCAACCTGCAAGCCGGCTCGCCGGTCAATCTCGAACGCGCGGTGACGCCGGCCACACGACTCGGGGGCCATATCGTCCAGGGCCATGTGGATGCACGCGGAGAGTTTCTAGCTTCAGAGAATCACGGCGATTCGTGGACGTTCCGATTCGCGTATCCGAAAGAGATTGCCCGTTATCTTGTCTTGAAAGGCTCTGTCGCAGTCGAGGGCATCAGTCTCACGATTGCGAATCTGACGGACGAACACTTCGACATCGCCGTGATTCCAAAGACGCTCGAGCTCACAAACTTTCCGCATCTGCAGCCAGGCGACGCGGTCAATCTCGAAGCCGACGTGATTGCGAAGTATGTCGAGCGAATTCTCAGTAACACCTCGCTTCAGCGAGGTGACGGCACTAGGGGTGCGACGGAATGAGCCGAATGAAACGGATAAAGCGATAGACCATGGTATTCGAGCGAGTCTTCACGGTCAACGATTACTACGATGGGCCTCATTCAGGAATCGCGAACTATTGCGGGCGTCCACATCATTATGAGTGCGAATGGGACCATGAAAAAGGTAACTACGGCAGTACATTCGTTCTGACACCAATCACCAATGAGACGCTTACGCTTGCAC
The nucleotide sequence above comes from Pyrinomonadaceae bacterium. Encoded proteins:
- the cmk gene encoding (d)CMP kinase: MSRPLIIAIDGPSGSGKSTLGRMLARELGLLYIDTGSMYRAVALAVIETALNAADDVAVSALAERVDIDLAGEPDSLKVTLDGRDVSDRIRDEDVTHTSSIVSTIPAVRRAMVLRQRAMGERGAVMNGRDIGTVVFPNADVKFFLDAAIEERAQRRLAEEREHNPAATYEQTLADITERDRRDTTRADSPLVAAEDAIIVDSSGMSIDDVFQKMLVIVRERTAG
- a CDS encoding riboflavin synthase; this translates as MFTGIIEELGRVREIERRGEDARIVIEARAVTEGSHDGDSISVNGVCLTALEVAPDSFAADVSKETLFRSTLGNLQAGSPVNLERAVTPATRLGGHIVQGHVDARGEFLASENHGDSWTFRFAYPKEIARYLVLKGSVAVEGISLTIANLTDEHFDIAVIPKTLELTNFPHLQPGDAVNLEADVIAKYVERILSNTSLQRGDGTRGATE